In Sebaldella termitidis ATCC 33386, one DNA window encodes the following:
- the rlmD gene encoding 23S rRNA (uracil(1939)-C(5))-methyltransferase RlmD: MKKGEHLTIEVVDVKFPNKPYGFFEQRKVYPKLNCIPGQTVTGRIKKMKKDKIELGNVEVIKKAENQIEPACIHFDLCGGCTYQHLSYNDQLELKTGQIRELFGGKQIDFENFLGIVPAKQQFGYRNKMELTFGNAEKDGPLTLGLHKRGSFYDIITIRDCKLMDEDFNKITNFTIDFFKKENLSFYHKMKHTGFLRNLVIRKGEFTGELLINLITTSQSDYDMNEWRNGILSLELSKKIIGLLWTINDNISDAVNSESEKILYGEKDFHEKLLGHDFKISPYSFFQTNSSGAELLYSKVLEFLPDTEDKIIFDLFSGTGTIGQIVSKNARYVYGIELVEEAVEKANENAELNNIKNCKFIAGDVFKKAEELREADIRPDIVIFDPPRAGVGQKALEKILEFDMNEIIYVSCNPKTFIQDVEILKKSGFELVKSVCVDMFPNTPHVEVVSLLEKNV, encoded by the coding sequence ATGAAAAAAGGAGAACACCTTACAATAGAAGTAGTTGATGTAAAGTTCCCAAATAAACCATATGGTTTTTTTGAACAAAGGAAAGTTTACCCGAAACTAAACTGCATACCGGGTCAAACCGTAACAGGCAGAATAAAGAAAATGAAGAAAGATAAAATAGAGCTTGGAAATGTAGAGGTAATAAAAAAAGCGGAAAATCAGATAGAACCGGCCTGTATTCATTTTGATCTGTGCGGAGGCTGTACTTATCAGCATTTATCATATAATGATCAGCTTGAGCTGAAAACCGGGCAAATAAGAGAGCTTTTTGGCGGGAAGCAGATTGATTTCGAAAACTTTTTGGGAATAGTTCCGGCAAAGCAGCAGTTTGGCTACAGAAATAAAATGGAGCTTACATTCGGCAATGCGGAAAAAGACGGACCGCTTACTCTCGGGCTTCATAAGAGAGGAAGTTTTTATGATATAATAACCATTAGAGATTGTAAATTAATGGATGAGGATTTTAATAAAATAACTAATTTTACTATTGATTTTTTTAAAAAGGAAAATTTAAGCTTTTATCATAAAATGAAACATACAGGTTTTCTTAGAAATCTTGTGATAAGAAAAGGAGAATTTACAGGAGAACTGCTTATAAATCTGATAACAACATCACAGTCAGACTATGACATGAATGAATGGAGGAACGGAATTTTAAGTTTGGAACTTAGCAAAAAGATTATCGGACTTTTATGGACGATTAATGACAATATCTCAGATGCTGTCAACTCTGAAAGTGAAAAAATACTGTATGGAGAGAAGGATTTTCATGAAAAGCTTCTCGGACATGACTTTAAAATAAGTCCGTATTCATTTTTTCAGACTAATTCGTCAGGTGCTGAATTACTGTATTCGAAGGTTCTGGAATTTTTGCCGGATACCGAGGATAAAATAATCTTTGACCTTTTCAGCGGAACCGGGACAATAGGACAGATAGTATCTAAAAATGCCAGATATGTTTATGGAATAGAGCTGGTAGAGGAAGCAGTAGAAAAAGCAAATGAAAATGCAGAGCTTAATAATATAAAAAACTGTAAATTTATTGCCGGAGATGTATTCAAAAAAGCAGAGGAGCTGAGAGAAGCGGATATCAGACCTGATATAGTTATATTTGATCCTCCGAGAGCCGGGGTGGGACAGAAGGCTCTTGAAAAAATACTGGAATTTGATATGAATGAGATAATTTATGTATCATGTAATCCAAAAACATTTATTCAGGATGTAGAGATACTAAAAAAATCTGGGTTTGAGCTGGTAAAGAGTGTGTGTGTGGATATGTTCCCGAATACGCCTCATGTAGAAGTAGTGTCGCTGCTGGAAAAAAATGTCTGA
- the msrA gene encoding peptide-methionine (S)-S-oxide reductase MsrA, translating to MKEIILAGGCFWGVEAYFQRLNGVIKTEVGYTDGVSENPTYKEVCSGTTNHAEACKIIYDENIITLKKILEHLFRIIDPTSLNRQGYDIGTQYRTGIYYKTAEDKEIAENFIKDEAGKYNKPIVVDIKKESRFWNAEEYHQNYLIKNPKGYCHVDLNLIKDEEIKPHLDLEKILASN from the coding sequence ATGAAAGAAATTATACTTGCAGGCGGATGTTTTTGGGGTGTTGAAGCATATTTCCAAAGACTTAACGGAGTTATAAAAACAGAAGTAGGGTATACAGACGGTGTCAGTGAGAATCCTACGTATAAGGAAGTATGCAGCGGAACTACAAATCATGCTGAAGCTTGTAAAATAATTTATGATGAAAATATAATTACACTGAAAAAAATTCTGGAACATCTTTTCAGAATAATAGATCCTACATCTCTGAACAGACAGGGCTATGACATAGGGACACAGTACAGAACGGGGATATACTATAAAACAGCTGAAGATAAAGAAATTGCAGAAAATTTTATTAAGGATGAGGCTGGAAAATATAATAAACCAATAGTGGTTGATATAAAAAAAGAGAGCAGATTCTGGAATGCCGAAGAGTACCATCAAAATTATCTTATAAAAAATCCCAAAGGCTATTGTCATGTGGATTTGAATCTAATAAAAGACGAGGAGATAAAACCGCATCTGGATTTGGAAAAAATACTGGCAAGTAATTAG
- a CDS encoding secondary thiamine-phosphate synthase enzyme YjbQ has translation MILKINSSAKNEFIEVTAMVKNTIQENKWRNGILFLNVLHTTAALTINENADDDVKTDLINALNDLVPDIRYYHTEGNSDSHLKASLIGSDLTVQVVNGTPVLGRWQGIYFCEFDGPRSNREIKIQFIEK, from the coding sequence ATGATCTTAAAAATTAATTCTTCAGCAAAAAATGAATTTATCGAAGTAACAGCTATGGTGAAAAATACCATACAGGAAAATAAATGGAGAAACGGTATACTTTTTTTGAATGTGCTTCATACGACTGCCGCACTTACAATAAATGAAAATGCAGACGATGATGTAAAAACCGATCTTATTAATGCCCTGAATGATTTAGTTCCGGACATCAGATATTATCATACGGAAGGAAACAGCGATTCACATCTGAAAGCCTCCCTTATAGGCTCTGATCTCACGGTACAGGTCGTAAACGGAACTCCAGTTCTGGGACGATGGCAGGGAATTTATTTTTGTGAATTTGATGGTCCGCGGTCAAACAGAGAGATAAAAATACAGTTTATTGAAAAATAA
- a CDS encoding Cof-type HAD-IIB family hydrolase, whose protein sequence is MKNIIFFDVDGTLLDHSIGMDNVPDQTKKAIELLDKTGNYCIVATARTNLTEELKSLPFSGMVLSNGNYIEFQGNEIHNKVFSADQLTNMMTVLKKFNGAYIMGGYHDILISEADNFLINEHDKIYGKPDYRLGIPVDEKINAVTALFHNKNDMYNAIENLPSEWIYHIYESPNTHMDIYLSGFSKGTAVKYLYEYLKIPYENTYAFGDGKNDREMMELVKYSTAMGNAVAEIKDIAYMTTDNVSNNGIYNALKKYRLI, encoded by the coding sequence ATGAAAAATATAATTTTTTTTGATGTTGACGGAACACTTTTAGACCATTCCATAGGAATGGATAATGTTCCGGATCAGACAAAAAAAGCGATAGAGCTTTTGGATAAAACAGGGAATTACTGTATAGTTGCTACTGCAAGAACAAATCTTACAGAAGAACTAAAAAGCCTGCCTTTTTCAGGTATGGTGCTGTCAAACGGAAACTATATTGAATTTCAGGGAAATGAAATACATAATAAAGTTTTTTCTGCAGATCAGCTTACTAATATGATGACAGTACTGAAAAAATTTAACGGAGCATATATAATGGGAGGATACCATGATATATTAATCAGTGAAGCGGATAATTTTCTTATAAACGAACATGACAAAATATACGGAAAACCGGATTACAGACTGGGTATTCCTGTTGATGAAAAGATAAATGCGGTAACAGCATTATTTCATAATAAAAATGATATGTATAATGCTATAGAAAATCTTCCTTCAGAATGGATTTATCATATTTATGAAAGTCCAAATACGCATATGGATATTTATCTCTCAGGATTTTCCAAAGGAACGGCTGTAAAGTATCTGTATGAATACTTAAAAATACCGTATGAGAATACATATGCATTCGGAGACGGAAAGAATGACAGAGAAATGATGGAACTGGTAAAATACAGTACGGCTATGGGAAATGCAGTGGCAGAAATCAAAGATATCGCCTATATGACAACTGATAATGTCAGCAATAACGGTATTTATAATGCTCTGAAAAAATACAGACTCATTTAA
- a CDS encoding purine/pyrimidine permease has translation MKNFILGLQWMLFIIAASIAVPISVSDLYMLNPQETLILMQNTLFILGIAGCIQGFFGHKMPISESPAGLWWSVLSIYSGMIAAGYATNIEVLQIFSGGMILSGILFIILSVTGLMDKISVFFSPVITIIYLLLLTLQLSGTFIKGIIGINAQNQVIEPVTAVLSIGVIILTFCLGSSKNKRIRQFSILLSIGAGWLIFMMFNKTGKIIFTDKIINFPRPLAFGMPKFDPGMASTAFFITFLLIMNMLASISIMGSITGDNEEKLVEKYKNSGLVSGINQILGGTFNTVGTVPVSSSAGFVAQIGEKSMVPYLAGCILVSIVSLFPKFINIMASLPAAIGYSVTFVLFSKMISMALFELKKVIDEENSYTIIGISILAGVGISFLPQSALNGLPSIISAFAGNGLITGSLLGVILEQIFLLKKRRAGKKAA, from the coding sequence ATGAAAAACTTTATTTTGGGACTGCAATGGATGCTTTTTATAATAGCAGCATCAATAGCAGTTCCAATTTCAGTATCTGACTTATATATGCTGAATCCGCAGGAAACACTGATATTAATGCAAAATACACTTTTTATTCTGGGGATAGCAGGGTGTATACAGGGGTTTTTCGGGCATAAAATGCCGATATCTGAAAGTCCGGCTGGTCTGTGGTGGAGTGTTCTAAGCATATACAGTGGGATGATAGCAGCGGGTTATGCCACTAATATAGAGGTTTTGCAGATATTTTCCGGCGGAATGATATTAAGCGGAATATTATTTATAATTCTTTCCGTTACAGGCCTGATGGATAAAATCTCTGTTTTTTTCAGTCCTGTAATAACTATTATTTACCTTCTTTTACTTACATTACAGTTAAGCGGAACATTTATAAAAGGCATTATTGGAATAAATGCACAGAATCAGGTAATAGAGCCTGTAACTGCAGTTTTAAGCATAGGAGTGATTATACTTACTTTTTGCCTTGGAAGTTCAAAGAATAAGAGAATAAGACAGTTTTCCATTTTATTAAGCATAGGAGCAGGGTGGCTTATCTTTATGATGTTTAATAAAACCGGAAAAATAATATTTACAGATAAAATAATAAACTTCCCCAGACCTTTGGCGTTCGGTATGCCGAAATTCGATCCGGGCATGGCTTCCACAGCTTTTTTCATAACTTTTTTGTTAATAATGAATATGCTGGCTTCGATAAGTATAATGGGAAGCATAACGGGAGACAATGAAGAAAAATTAGTAGAAAAGTATAAGAATTCCGGCCTTGTATCGGGTATAAACCAGATTTTGGGCGGTACATTTAATACAGTAGGGACAGTACCTGTTTCCAGCTCGGCAGGTTTTGTAGCACAGATTGGTGAAAAATCTATGGTTCCTTATCTGGCAGGCTGTATATTGGTAAGCATCGTTTCACTGTTTCCAAAGTTTATAAACATAATGGCATCTCTGCCGGCTGCAATCGGGTATTCTGTGACCTTTGTACTTTTTTCAAAAATGATAAGCATGGCTTTATTTGAATTGAAAAAGGTCATTGATGAGGAAAATTCATATACAATAATAGGTATTTCCATACTGGCAGGCGTGGGAATATCATTTTTGCCGCAATCGGCATTAAACGGGCTTCCGTCAATAATTTCAGCATTCGCAGGAAATGGTTTAATAACCGGATCACTTCTGGGAGTGATCTTGGAACAGATATTTTTATTAAAAAAACGAAGAGCAGGAAAAAAAGCCGCATAA
- a CDS encoding M16 family metallopeptidase, with protein MLIKSKRFSWVLFGLILNIFLFSLLRADVELKTDKNGYTYETVKENENLGRLYTLPNGLKVYMAQNKLKPVIETRIVVGTGSKYDPSDNTGLAHYLEHMMFKGNEIIGTVNWEAEKPYIEEITNLYEEHKKAKTQKEKNAVYARIDKLSYEAAKYAAPNELDIIVKSIGGKKYNAFTNNDETVYVLEIPSNELERWLELERTRFGGLVLRLFHTELETVYEEFNQNQDNDFFWVINDINKRLYSGHPYGEKTTIGRAEDLKNPSMTAIMDFYNKYYVANNMAIILSGDIDYDNTIKLLTKYWGDFRKNDKLEFKEYTAKDFTKIAVDTVEGRQTDFVAVAYRFDGEINQSESVKLGLLAEMIQNDKAGLIDLNVLQKQKVLSLEKVILSSRDYTTFMLVGIPKAGQSLEDVKNIILEEINNLKTGNYNDDLIQSVKNNVELGREQAKDNNGYLVDRFKNLFINNKNMDSMLAAETEFDSLTKDDMVKFSNDRFKDNYVVVYKKTGENKLKVSVEKPKITPLDLNNTNRSEFAKELMNEKTKNISPKFLDFKKDMQSFKLPNKNDVYYIKNTTSDIFKLAYVIDRGSYNDRELKIALNYSDYLGTENYTPEEFGEMLYKNALNISIDMNSENVIIVLSGLDKSFEKGLEILQDYVLNIKADSEIYKNYTDDLITGKNEVKKNKNVAINGISNYIMYGSKNPFNDVPSNEEIKNMDPDELVKKIKDLFNYKHEVFYFGPRDISTLKLPLNNNLEVKNPKTEKAPDKYKEQKITENKIYYANYDSIQNDIMILSKEGKFTLEMLPYSMLYSTLYSEGLSSIPFQKLREGKALAYSAYSYIKSPDKRGNSFYLISYIGTQSDKTDDAISSFKGLLDEFIVTEDQFIKAKELILKNIENQRIIKDDIYQAYLGNRRLGLKDDPRKYVYNKVKSMTYGEFKAFFEENISNQKYNMIIIGKKENILKADLEKYGTLKELKLEEIFGY; from the coding sequence GCACACTATCTGGAGCATATGATGTTCAAAGGAAATGAGATAATAGGGACTGTAAACTGGGAAGCTGAAAAGCCTTATATTGAGGAAATAACTAATCTGTACGAAGAACATAAAAAAGCAAAAACACAGAAAGAGAAGAATGCTGTATATGCCAGAATAGACAAGCTTTCATATGAAGCAGCAAAGTACGCGGCTCCTAATGAGCTGGATATAATTGTAAAAAGTATAGGCGGGAAAAAATATAACGCATTTACCAATAATGACGAAACGGTCTATGTGCTGGAAATTCCTTCAAATGAGCTGGAAAGATGGTTAGAGCTGGAAAGAACAAGATTTGGAGGATTGGTTTTGAGGCTGTTTCATACAGAGCTGGAAACTGTATATGAAGAATTTAACCAAAATCAGGATAATGACTTTTTCTGGGTAATAAATGATATAAATAAAAGACTTTACAGTGGACACCCATATGGTGAAAAGACAACCATAGGCCGTGCAGAGGACCTGAAAAATCCTTCTATGACTGCAATCATGGATTTTTATAATAAATATTACGTAGCTAATAATATGGCAATTATTTTGTCCGGGGATATTGATTATGATAATACTATAAAACTGCTGACAAAATACTGGGGAGATTTTAGAAAAAATGATAAGCTGGAGTTCAAGGAATACACTGCAAAAGATTTTACTAAAATAGCTGTAGATACAGTGGAGGGAAGACAGACTGATTTTGTGGCTGTAGCTTACAGATTTGACGGAGAAATCAATCAGTCTGAAAGTGTAAAACTAGGTCTTCTGGCAGAAATGATTCAGAATGATAAGGCCGGACTTATAGATCTTAATGTACTTCAAAAGCAGAAAGTACTGTCTTTGGAAAAAGTGATCCTGTCAAGCAGAGACTATACTACATTCATGCTTGTGGGTATTCCTAAAGCCGGACAAAGTCTGGAAGACGTCAAAAATATTATTCTGGAAGAGATTAATAATCTAAAAACGGGAAATTATAATGATGATTTGATACAGTCAGTAAAAAATAACGTGGAACTGGGACGTGAACAGGCAAAGGATAATAACGGCTATCTTGTAGACAGATTCAAAAATCTGTTTATAAATAATAAAAATATGGATTCAATGCTTGCTGCCGAAACAGAATTTGACTCACTTACTAAAGATGACATGGTAAAATTTTCAAACGACAGATTTAAAGATAACTATGTGGTGGTCTATAAAAAGACTGGAGAAAATAAGCTGAAAGTTTCTGTGGAAAAACCAAAAATAACTCCGCTGGATCTAAATAATACTAACAGATCTGAGTTTGCAAAAGAGCTTATGAATGAAAAAACCAAAAATATTTCGCCGAAATTTCTTGATTTTAAAAAAGATATGCAGAGTTTCAAGCTTCCGAATAAAAATGATGTTTATTATATAAAAAATACGACCTCGGACATATTTAAGCTGGCATATGTTATTGACAGAGGGTCATATAATGACAGGGAATTGAAAATAGCACTGAATTATTCAGATTATCTTGGAACTGAAAATTATACACCAGAAGAATTTGGAGAAATGTTATATAAAAATGCTTTAAACATATCTATAGATATGAACTCGGAAAATGTAATAATAGTACTTAGCGGTCTTGATAAGTCATTTGAAAAAGGGCTTGAAATTCTTCAGGATTATGTACTTAATATCAAAGCAGACAGTGAAATTTATAAAAATTATACAGATGATCTGATCACAGGAAAAAATGAAGTAAAGAAAAATAAAAACGTAGCAATAAACGGTATCAGCAATTATATAATGTACGGTTCCAAGAATCCGTTTAATGATGTTCCGTCAAATGAAGAAATAAAAAACATGGATCCTGATGAACTTGTAAAAAAAATAAAAGATCTGTTTAATTATAAACATGAGGTTTTTTATTTTGGTCCGAGAGATATAAGTACGCTGAAATTACCATTAAACAATAATCTCGAGGTGAAAAATCCAAAAACGGAGAAAGCACCTGATAAATATAAGGAACAGAAAATAACAGAAAATAAAATTTATTATGCCAATTACGACAGTATTCAAAATGATATTATGATTTTGAGTAAAGAAGGAAAATTTACACTGGAAATGCTGCCGTATTCTATGTTATACAGTACATTATATTCAGAGGGGCTTTCATCTATACCGTTTCAGAAGCTGAGAGAGGGAAAAGCACTTGCTTACAGTGCTTATTCGTATATAAAGTCACCTGACAAAAGAGGTAATTCTTTTTATCTGATATCTTATATCGGCACGCAGTCTGATAAAACAGATGATGCCATAAGTTCTTTTAAAGGGCTTCTTGATGAGTTTATAGTAACAGAAGACCAGTTTATCAAGGCTAAGGAGCTTATTCTTAAAAATATAGAAAATCAGAGAATAATAAAGGATGACATATATCAGGCTTATCTTGGAAACAGAAGGCTGGGGCTTAAAGATGATCCGAGAAAGTATGTGTATAATAAAGTAAAAAGTATGACTTATGGGGAATTCAAAGCTTTTTTTGAAGAGAATATATCGAATCAAAAGTATAATATGATAATCATAGGAAAAAAAGAAAATATTCTGAAAGCGGATCTCGAAAAATACGGCACATTAAAAGAATTAAAACTTGAGGAAATATTTGGATACTAA